TCGTCAACTTGGAAAGGAGATAATACTTAGCCTGATTTTTCGTGGTGTAGGGGGAGAGACTACGTGACCTCGTCACGGTGACAGGTGACGTGTTATGAGGGAGTGGGAGATTTCAGCCCGCGCCCCTTCTGAGGGCCAAAGTTCGTGCTTACCTGCCTTCCTCCTCATGTAAGATGTCCCGCAAGGTGTGCAGCGCGAGGTGGTACGCCAGGCCAACGGCCCACACCGTGCAAAAGGATATGTGTATTGCAGAGACACTCTTCCAAATCAAGTTCCCTGCAAACAGAAATCGTGAGTCACACACGTCCCAGGGAGAACTGGACTCTGTGTGCTTTGCTGCAGTCTGCTGTCAGACAGCAGAGTAGGCGGGGTTCGGTTTTGTGTTGAGGGACATTGTAGAAGTTGAAGCAATGATTATAACTTTAAGTGGACAATGACTAATTTGGTTGTCCAGCATCCCCTTTTCCTGTGACGACTCTTACTGGGAAGCCCACCCCTCCCACGCTCTGGTCCCCAAAGTCCTACATAAGCTAGGTCAGTCAAAGCTTTTCATCAGTTGGTGACATTGTGTTAGCCCAGGATGAACCGATGACAAATCAGGGCCAGCGACTCAATTCTTGAGGCTTGTGGCTGTATCAGGGGAGTGGACTGTGTTCTGGTGGACTTGGAGTCTCAGGGCTACCGTGTGGGGCCCCAGACTGAAGTCAGTGCGACAGGCGGTGGAGCGGAGAGGAGAGAAGCTGAAACTCTGGCCCGCCTGCGCCTTCGCGGTCAAGTCTCCCAGGACGGCGACCTGTTAGCTTAGAGcccattttagggtttttttttccttgcttgcAATCAGTGGAGCCCTGACTTAATTAACACACTTGAAAGATGTGGGCAGTTCCAGGGGCCTGTGCAAGGAACCCCTGCACCTCGGGACGAGCTTCCCCCACTCCGGTGCTGAGAACTTCAAGCCCTACCAGGAGAAGCTGTTTTCAAGAAAGTAAAGAATAACTTGCTGGACTATTCTTCATTAATAAGAAAACGTtcgtaaaaaatgtaaaatgcatttttttctaaagcattGCTTTATAGTATAACTTGTCTAACTTCAGGCTTGTTGAGAGTTTTTAGGGCCATAAAAGGCAAAGCGGGTATGTTTTGTCCATACTTGAGGCAGGGTATCCTACGGGCAATACAAGCCAGCTATTTTGAGtggtttgtttttaaaacctgggatagatatatatatgtaaggaGTCCAGGAAGcaggttacaaaataaataaatacatgataaTGCCTCTGCTCTagagccattcattcattcagaagcaTTTTTTATTAAGTATCTCCATTCAGAATCTAAGGTTCATACCTGTGACAAGAGGGTTGAGTCCGACAAGCAGGGTCAGCACTGCAGGGATTGTATACACAACCTGTTAGCAGAAATAACGGCAGTCACGTGGGTGAAGACGTATGTCCAACGTAGGAGGTGTTCAGAAGTGTTGAGGAAGTAAAGGAAGATGCTGACATCAGTGGCCACCACACTCGATTTACCTTAGGCTTCGGTAACGACCGAGGAGGTGGTAACCAGTGTTTCGATGGTACGCACCACGGCAAGCCTTCCTAGACTGTAGGCTAGTCCGGGAAGGGCGCATTATTCCTCGTTTGGGTCTCGGGACACACCTAATCTCTGCCAAGTTACATCCATGCCCAAACGGGCTTCCCCacttgaataaaagaaaatgctctTTGAAAATAGAGCCGGAGTAGCCATAACCAGCCAGGTGGCCCTGCGGGGTCTGGCACCATGGACCCTCCAGCCCAATGTTCCTCCCTGCAAGTGGGGCCTCAGGAAATGTACTAACGATGGGTCAGATGTGCCGAAGAAGCCCCGGCTCTCCGTCTTGGAAACTGCTGGTAAGTTGGTTTGGAGTTTGGAGACTGGCCTGTGAGCAGGACCGATTTTCAAGCCTCATTCACAGCGAGCTGACTCTGGCCAAACCTGCTATTGCATGGGTGTTGCAGGAAGAGGGCAGGTAAGGAGATGGTCGCTTTACAGGAAGCATGTGGCtctgcctggctggtggtggcgcagtggatagagatttATGAGATGGCCTTTGAGTTAGACCTTGAAGCTTGAGTAGACTGTGACATACTGGAATTCCAGGGCAAAGGCACAGTAATTATTACAGATGGCCTAGGCTGCCAAGACCAAGCTGAGAAGGCGGGTTAGCCATACAGTGGTGGGCCTTGAATGCCCAGTTGGAGAGTTTCAACTTAGATACCTTGAGGAATgacaaaagtttttaaagtagGAAGAAAAATGCCAGAAGTGTTCTCCATGGAAGACATTTCGAAGCAGCTAGGAGAGTTAGGAAGCTATCGCCAGGGTCCACGTGAGAGGCAAGGGAAGATGTCTGGGGACAGGGAGGATGTCTTGGGACGTGAGGTTTATTCTTCACATCACGTCAGTTAAGCTTGAAGTGAGCAGTAAAATGGACAGGTTCTGTACAGGTAAACAATTAGGCCTACCTTGggctttttgtttgctttgttttttatttgtttttgttgttgttttgagggGATCTCAAAGACAGTAAGGGGCAGAGAGATGTTAGAAGTGACAGGTTTTGAGCAAGGATGATTCAGAGTGATTCTGCTGAAAACAAATCGGTGAGCAGGGGAAGCGTGGGTTTTGAGGGGAAGATGCTGGTCGGACCCATGGGTGTATTTGAGGAGCCAATGAGACACCCAGGTGAGGCTATCTAGCAGCCTTTTGTAAATTCAACATGAAGCGGTATATCTGAGACTTGCCTGCAGGGAAAAAGTGTTTGGAGCTAAGGATACAGACTAGGCTGCCGAGGAAAAGGCACTTTTTGATTCGGGGACGTGTGAGTCTGGACAGTATGAGAACACAGTTCTACTATTCTGCACTAAAAAAGACTGCCTAGAATTTTGCATTATAATTCCAAATGCGTTTACTTATTGCTAATCTGTACACGGTTGATGTtgttgcaaagcctaaaatactctCATTGGTGATATTGTACAGTCTTCTGTATCTGTAGTGGAAGAAACAGGGCAAAATCCAGATATTTCAGAAAATGTGTGGAatgccttccctccccccccccccccaatggttTTTATCAGAGCACCAGTTCAGTGTGGACTGTCGGTAGCAGAAGCACAAACTTTCAACTGGTCTTTTCTGGTCAGATGTTTGTTGGAGTTTCTGGGTAGACACTCATGAAGAGTGGTTCAGTTGACCTTGAGAGTTCTACTTTGTGTCTTCAAAGATGAACCCTCAGTTGGACCCTTTATTCAAAAAGAATACTGCTAAAAGACCCCCATGTCTCTGGAAGATTCTGAATtaacacgcacatgcacacacagtgcCTTATCACTCTGACCCATTTCCCCCGAATACTTCAGGGGAAAGAGCTTACAAAGGATCTGATGTCTAGGTTTTTCAGCACACACAGAGCAGGGGGTGGCAGCAAACAGAGTGCTTGGTGCAGTTCCACAATTCCTTCAGACCTGGGAGCGCGGCTCATACTCACCACCCAGAGTTCTGCATCTGGATCGTTCACCTGGAAAGCCAAAAACATCAGGTATTAGCAGACAGGGCGTCAGGTTCCGACTGTCTCTGGTCTGCCCTCCGATTCATCCCAGCCACTGGGTACATGCCAGACACTGCCGTTGGCCCCCGGCAGGCACTGGGGATTCAGAATAGGAATAAGACATAgtgcaggggcagtcaacctttctatacctaccgcccactgttgtatctctgttagtagtaacattttctaaccgcccaccgcttccacagtaacggtgatttataaagtagggaagtcattttactttataaaatttataaagcagagttacagcaagttaaagcagataataataattacttaccaagtactttatgttggattttcactaagtttggcagaataaatctttataaaacaacttactatagttaaatctatctttttatttatactttggttgctctgctaccacccaccatgaaagctggaacacccactagtgggcggtagggaccaggttgaccaccactagggggcggtaggcaCCGAGTTGACTACCACCGGAGCGGCTCATGGTGGCAGAAAGGGCTTCTGGCTGAACACAGCAGATGGCTGGCACATCAGACCCACACGTTTTTGTAAAGAACTGTGCAGGAACTCCAAACAAAGCATGCCAAACCTAGAACGAGTGTTGTTAGGGGCCCTTCCGTCTGCAGGAATGAAGAAAGCCAAACATGGACTTGGAGCGCTAACTGTgctataaggcagtggtccccaacccccgggccggggaccggtaccggtccacagagaaagaataaataacttacattatttgttttatttatatttaagtctgaacgatgttttattttttaaaaatgaccagattccgtgctcgcttcggcagcacatatactaaaaatgaccagattccctctgttatatccgtctaagactcactctcgatgcttgtctcgtaagttcgacaattatatttaaaaataccagtttttacgtttgtcggtcgcataattttattcggtgcatttatccgtcccaccctaaaggccggcctgtgaaaatattttctgacattaaaccggtctgtggcccaaaaaaggttggggaccactgctataagggGTTTGATTCAAATTCATGACATAAGCCCTGAACGGTGTTCAGTCTCACCCACTGGCTGCTTCTGCTCAGGCAGCTTTCAAAGTGACCCACTTGGAACCAGCTCCTACCAGCACGTGAAGGGGAGGGGGGCGCTGTGgtcagagggacagagtcaggtgGGTAAGAAACCTATCATCCAATGCCGATCAATTCCACCCTCCACCTGCACTGCACGCCCCCGCGACACTACGGGCTTGCTCGCTTGGCTTGCCCTGCACGGGCCTGGGGACAGGGGCTTGGAGCCCGGCGCCTCGGGGTGCCCCCCGAGCTGCTCCCCCACCGCCTTCCGCCTGCCTCCCGGGCCACGCCGCTGACCTGTACCAGGGCTGCCAGAGCGAAGAAGGCAGCCATCAGTGCGTTGCAGGCCCTCCAGACGGCCGGTGCCCAGCGCCCCGCGGCCGGCGCCATGGGCTCAGGCGCAGTGCCGGGCGAGCCACTACGGTCCTTCCGCCCGGATAGGCACGCCCCGCCCTGGcctgccctggccctgccccGGGATCCATCCGCGCTCAGGCGGGAAGGGCGCACCGGCGAGGAGGGCGCGCCGCCCGATCTCGGTGTGCTGCCCGGTTTCCCCTTCCGCAGACCGCGGCCACTGTCCTGCTGTCCCTGGTGCAGATGCAGGAAGCGAGCCCGGAGGACTGGGCGACTAGCCCAAGGCCGCACGGCCCGGCGGTGGTGAGGAGGCGCCTTTGACCCCAGAAAGGTCTACCTCCAATGCTTGTTATTATTAAAGCTACTTTTcccacataaagaaaataaaaaagcgaAACCAGAGAGATGCGTGGGCGTTTGGTGTGTTTTCTGGTTCGTATTTATTTATGCACGTCTCTCCAAAGCTTGGGACTCGCAGAGCCCCGTGAGCATTATGGTAATTTCCTAGAGTGAGGACAGCTCTATTAGCATCCTGCACAGTTCACAGCTTTCCTGCAGCAGGCTCTTTATTTCCAtgggctttttattattattattataaaagagtatttacatattatacatatttacagTTCTTCTCCACCACCAAAACCAACAAAATGTTCCCATGCGTTGCTCATGAATTTCTTATGAAGTTAAAGACGCTGAAATAAAGTCACCGTTCTTCCCTCGCCTGTGTGAGCCTTTCCTGCTCTGTGATTTATCCCTCCGATGGGTCCCGGCCCGGGCTCAGTGACACACCCGTAGCCCCATCACGTCTGCGGTGTTGGAGGCGTCGCCCCTTCAGGTCACAAGCAGGACCCTTGTCCTTCCCTCCTTGAACTGATCTCCTCCTAAAGCTCTTggggaattttttcttttctcaggttCATTCCTTTCAAGGAATGCTTCTTCTGACATCTCCTGCTGAGTGCCTGCCCGGTCCTGTGTGAGCGCAAGGACCCGTGAACGTGGCTGGGTGGGTGTTCTCGGGGCAGCAGGCCCGCGCGTGTCTATTAACAGTGGCCACACGGTGGGGTTAAGTCGGGCAGAGGCTGGGCGGGCTCAGCAAGGGCTGCTGCTGCTTGGAGCTGGGTCAGGCTCCTTAATGAGTTCCACTGAAGTCAGCCCTGGGACTGGGGGTGGCGTGGGACCACCCTCAGGGTCCTGCTCCTtatctgaaaaacaaataaacaaaaggagagGGTAGAATGTTATAGAGTAAATGTGGACCCCTGTCAGTTCAGGTGTTGCAGCCCTAAGCCCCAGGACCTTAGAGTGGTGCTGTAATTGGTGATAGGTCTGAAAAGAGGTAACTGTattaaaatgaggtcactagGGTGGGCCTTAACCCAATAGGCCTAGTGTCCTTAGAGGAAGAGGAGACGTGGACATAGCCATGGACAGAGGAAAGACCAGGTGAGGCACAGCAGGAAGATACCCATCTGCAAGCCAGTGAGGCGGCCTCAGAGGGAACTAAGGCTGCTGCCTGCCGCCTTGAGGGGAATCGGACCTCTCCCAGGGGTTGTGAGGAATCCTGGAGAGGCGACTTTCAGGGATGAAGGGCTGACGCCGGGACAGAAGGCATGGACCGATGCTCAGCACAGACAGAGGAGCCGGGTCAGGGTCCAGGAGCTCACCCTGCTGGGCGTGAGTGGGGAGAGCTAGGGCGGGACAGGTGGTGCAGGTTAAGATGTTCGGTTTTATCCCGAGGACAATGAAGAGACTCTGGAGCGCCTAGCTCCCACTGTGCTGACCTTTCAGCTATGTTAAAGACCACGACGATGTCACACCTGTCCCCTTGACCTTTAGAGCCTGACTCATTGAGGCCCTATTTGGAGATAGGAAACCTCTCTAATCCACCACTGGGCTGTTAGAACCGTCTTTGTCCGCAAGGTGGCGCACTGCTGCTACCAATGGAGTCAGCCGGCCCAGGGGCTCTGGGTGGAAGGGTCGGGGGCTCAGCGGGCTGGCTGGGCTTCCCCTTTGGGTCCTTCCGGAAGGTTGCGATGTAGGCTCTCTGAGTGGGGACCAGGCTGGTATCAGCCCGGGGTGAAGAGGTGCAAACAGAACTTTGTACCAGGAAATACTTGTGTCCCAACAGGGGAGTTGCTGGGAAAGCACTGAGCTTGGTGCTGCTGGCGGGACCTCAAAGAGCTCGTCGTCCCGAGATTGCAGCAAAATCAGATGCCCCGGAGAGGAGCCATCACGTCTGCTAATGCCGGAGCGTTCCCGCAGTAAATAAGAACGATAATGGCCATCCATTACTGAGTATGTCCTGTGAGCCCGGCTGCTGCCCTGCCGTCTCCTGGGCATCTGCAAGTCACACCAGTCCTGTACTCCACATCTAAGCACGGACCCTCTCCTTCTGGCCCCACAGCACCCACCCGCCTCCCGGGCCTACCCACCATTCCCTCCCTCTGTGAATGGCCCCTAATGCCACATATTCGGTGACTCCTGGATTGGTGGCCTAGGGCTGTCTTAGTAAATTACCACTAAGCTGCagatttaaaacaatagaaatttattctctcacagggGTCCCTAGAGACGGGCTTAGCCGGAAGGCTCTGGGGGAAGTTCCTGTCTTGCCGCTTCAGCTTCTGTGGCTCCTCGtggccaccccaccccagcctccttCTGCCCCTACCCATCACCTTCTTGTGTCTGTGTGCCTCCTACCCTCGGCCCCTGATAAGACTTGTAGTTGGATTCAGGGCCCACCCGGATGACCTAGGATGATCTCATCTAGTGATGTTTAACTTAATTATGTCTGCAAAgaccctctttctaaaaaaaagtcatgttCCCAGGTTTCAGAGGTCAGGACGTgaactgtatcttttcaattctACCTTCATAAAAGGTACCCGGgcaccccttcctccccctcctcattGATTCTCCCACTGATCCTGGGAGGCTTTGCTGCTCAATGTCCTTTCATTGTCATTGCCAACACCTAGGCCAAGCCATTAGCATTTCTTTCCTGACCTCCTCATTGGTGTCCCAGCATCTACCATGCTGTGGACTAGCCCGTGTCCTTCCCCCATCGTCTGGTCTTATATTGCGACCTTAACTCCCAAAGTGACTGGATTGGAGGGTAGGGAAGTTAAATGATGTCATAGGGGCTGGGCACTAATGTGATAGGACTGTTGTCCTTCTAAAAATTGGAAAGGGTATCAGAGAGATCTGCATGCACACACAATGGacagaccatgtgaggacacaacagTAAAAGTGGGCCaactgcaagccaggaagagatcTTGCCAGAAACCAGCCCTGGCAGCTCCTGGGTCTTGGATTTCCCATCTCTAGAACTGCAAGAAAATACATTGTTGTCATTTCAGCCTCCCAGgctgtggtgttttgttatagcagcccaaacaaaCTAATACACACTCTGCACTTTCTTCCAACCCAGTCTACACACTGTGGCCAGTAAGACACAAATCTCAAACCTGTGCTTAATCAACCTTCCTCCGCTCTCTTTCTCAAATGGCTCCAGCCCCTGTTCTGAGCGCTCCTGGATACAACCGTGAACAAGACAAGACACCTCCCAGTGGACGGTCCAATGAAGCTTACAGGCCAGCTGCTGCCGGGCTCCCTGTGGCTCTGAGGTCCTGAGGTCAAAGACCTCCACTGTGAACATGGTCTTTGAAGCCCAGCCGGTCAGCCGCCTCTTAGTCCCTGCCCATctaccttccccacccctccccaaacACGACATCTCCGGACTCAGCCTTCTCCAGCTCTCCGACATGCAGCTCTCCCGCCCTCCGGAGAGCTTCAGGGCACTGCGGCCCCTCCCGGCTGGGAGCCTCACCGTTCGCCTGCTGGACTCAGCTCAGACTCCTTGAACAACCCTGTCTCACGCTCTTTGCAGCTGTCACATGTCCCCTCGCAGCACTGGTAACAATGGCAATTCAATAAGTAATTGTGCAATGAGCTGTCTGGTGTCCGTGGATCCCACCAGCCTGCAAAGCCCCACGAGGTCTGTGCCTGCTTTTGTTTCCCGTTTTCTCAGCACTTCGTGAACGTAGCAGGTGCTTGTTAACTACTGTTCCAGGAACAAGCGAAGGCACGGAGGAGTGGCCCTAATCCGTACAGGCAACTCGtgtcttccatttatttatttatttacttatttatttttgtatttttctgaagttagaagcagggaggcagagagacagacttccgcatgtgcctgacctggatccacccagcatgcccaccagggggcgatgctctgcaaccagagccattctagcacctgaggcagaggccatggagccatcctcagtgcccgggccaacttttctccaatggaaccttggctgtgggaggggaagagagagacagagagaaagaagagggggagaagcagatgggtgctttttctgtgtgtcctggccaggaaacgaacctgggacctccagacactgggccgatgctctaccattgagccaaccggccagggccctcacatCTTTTAGACATTTGTGTTCCCAGTGTTCAGATGTGAAAGGGGAGGCACAGTGAGGCTGGgcaactggcccaaggtcacctaGTGGGCAACAGTTGGAATTGAGAGAGAAATCTagaactttctgatttcaaagacGAAGCTCTTAACAGCTGTGACTCAGACAGATCTGGTTTGTGTTAGATGACAGAATTCTCATCAGAAAGGAAGGGGCGTCTGACTGTACATTCATTAAAGAGTAATTgtctttacaaaaataattattgccGCCAGCGGGAGAATGGATAAACAATCTGTGACATTGTCTTAGGACGCAGTAGCGCTAGTAGAAAGGGAACATGAATTACTAATCACACATTATTCCATTGACGGGTTACAGAAAACATGATACTGAGCCCAAGAAGCCAGATACAGAAGAGAACATGCCGTGGGATTTCATTTATGTGAAATTCTAGAGAAGGCGAAAGCATCACGTCAGCCGCTGCCCCTGGGGCCGGTGGGAACTGACTAGGAAAAGGCAGGAGGAGGTTTTCTGGGGTGATGACGACGTTCTTATTCTGATAGAGGTTCAGTTTCAGTTACCCAGGTGTGTTTGCAGGTGTCCAAACTCAGCATACGTATGCATGAGATTAGTTCAATTTCTCTGTTTGCAAACTTTATCTCAGAAAAGAAACCCTTCAGCAAATATTGAACTCTAGTTAATGATACGCACACCGACCGAGGTGTTTAGGGATGAAGTGTACTAATAATAACTGCGCCTTGCTTCAAAGTGCGTCAGAAATAAGATGGATTGGTGGCAGACAGAGGGATGGAGAGGTGAACACACACGGGATAGAGCAAACAGCACAAAGACACTAAAGGCAGACGCCGGGTGATGCTATGTAGGTTTTCAACGCATAGTGCGTTCAACTTTGCTCTGCTTGAAAATTTGCATTAAGAATgttgaagaataaaatattataagcCAAAAAAGGGTGCTCTCCCCTTTCCCGATCTCTCCGCTAGCTGTACTGTTCTTCTCTGTGTGCATAGAGAGCTtggtctccccctccccctaggaTTCCCTTTGACTGTACCCTATTGTCAAGACTGTGCTACTCTATCCGAAATAGCACCCCTCTTCCCTGGCTCTCCCTGGACCCTGCTTGGTTTTTCTTCTGAGCACTTCTCCCTGCTTGATGGTGTGTACTTCTTTGCTCACTTTAAAATTGTGTCTCCTCCGCTTGAGTGTGAGCCTCGTGAGCATACAGACTGCATACCGTCTACCCATCACCACATCCCCAACACCGAACACAGCCTGGCACAGGCACGTGCCATTGATATTTGTACCTTAAAGATGTGAACAAGCACCTAGCTCAGTGCTGG
The DNA window shown above is from Saccopteryx bilineata isolate mSacBil1 chromosome 2, mSacBil1_pri_phased_curated, whole genome shotgun sequence and carries:
- the TMEM220 gene encoding transmembrane protein 220 isoform X2, with the protein product MAPAAGRWAPAVWRACNALMAAFFALAALVQVNDPDAELWVVVYTIPAVLTLLVGLNPLVTGNLIWKSVSAIHISFCTVWAVGLAYHLALHTLRDILHEEEGRELFGLVIITAWMGLCHSSSKKPGGGRLQLAVATVIALSPLTAWAYVYVHAEMRSSWPTHCKTVI
- the TMEM220 gene encoding transmembrane protein 220 isoform X1, with amino-acid sequence MAPAAGRWAPAVWRACNALMAAFFALAALVQVNDPDAELWVVSMSRAPRSEGIVELHQALCLLPPPALCVLKNLDIRSFVVYTIPAVLTLLVGLNPLVTGNLIWKSVSAIHISFCTVWAVGLAYHLALHTLRDILHEEEGRELFGLVIITAWMGLCHSSSKKANDETSLLCGPVKS
- the TMEM220 gene encoding transmembrane protein 220 isoform X3, with product MAPAAGRWAPAVWRACNALMAAFFALAALVQVNDPDAELWVVSMSRAPRSEGIVELHQALCLLPPPALCVLKNLDIRSFVVYTIPAVLTLLVGLNPLVTGNLIWKSVSAIHISFCTVWAVGLAYHLALHTLRDILHEEEGRELFGLVIITAWMGLCHSSSKRTTDPT
- the TMEM220 gene encoding transmembrane protein 220 isoform X4, which produces MAPAAGRWAPAVWRACNALMAAFFALAALVQVNDPDAELWVVSMSRAPRSEGIVELHQALCLLPPPALCVLKNLDIRSFVVYTIPAVLTLLVGLNPLVTGNLIWKSVSAIHISFCTVWAVGLAYHLALHTLRDILHEEEGRELFGLVIITAWMGLCHSSSKKPGGGRLQLAVATVIALSPLTAWAYVYVHAEMRSSWPTHCKTVI